A region from the Vanacampus margaritifer isolate UIUO_Vmar chromosome 5, RoL_Vmar_1.0, whole genome shotgun sequence genome encodes:
- the dhx36 gene encoding ATP-dependent DNA/RNA helicase DHX36: protein MSSKYGGGDSGRGRRGGSSRGNGRGYRDSSRERANRGGASGSFDHDNSSGRHPSHLKGREIGLWYARFGAVRKKQADRRSRAVVQMDEAREQHIIKLLDSVQNDQPGLERPSRDVRGSTSDRWRTSDRWHTPHSKSGHCYFDGDMTEEEKQKIKFEEEEIDTSRKKRSISQAAFKDDIPDTWDDDDDDDENKDGDDEDDVEQQQLEEDKNREKLRRKDKDLEFLLQQISRDVSLDESLKRDLQSKKSHAKYKEMLMFRQKLPSYGRKEELVRLINSNQVLVVSGETGCGKTTQVTQFILDDHINRGMGSMCRVVCTQPRRISAISVAERVAAERAERVGSGNSCGYQIRLQSQLPRRQGSVLYCTTGIILQWLRSDPQLSSISHLVLDEIHERSLHSDVLLTIVKDLLDVRHDLKVILMSATLNAEKFSKYFDNCPMIHIPGLTFPVEEFLLEDVVEMTRYRPKNQDRRPAWKKGFLHGRHSRPEKEEKEAEYKESWPCYARTLQARYSESTISALEMLDSDDKIDLDLILALIRHIVLNDEEGAILVFLPGWDNISSLNDLLMAQQMFRSDRFVIIPLHSLMPTVNQTLVFKRPPPGVRKIVIATNIAETSITIDDVVFVIDGGKIKETNFDTNNNISTMTAEWVSLANAKQRKGRAGRVCPGKCYHLYNGLRASLLDAYQLPEIMRTPLEELCLQIKILKLGGIAHFLQKALDPPTEKAVNLAIKNLKDLNAFDHSENLTALGVHLARLPVEPHIGKLILFGALLGCLDPVLTIAGSLSFKDPFFIPLGKEQLADKRRKVLSQNSKSDHLTVVNAFQGWQEAKQHGGRCERDFCWDNFLSANTLQMLHNMKGQFAEHLMHAGFVSSRDPKDPNSNVNSDNEKLIKAVIVAGLYPKVAMIRPSHSKKRPGVKVYTKHDGKVCIHPKSVNYEETNFNYTWLIYHLKMRTSSIFLYDCTEVSPFSLLFFGGDVTIQMDDGQETIAVDQWIVFRSPARTAHLVKSLKRELDSLLEDKIRRPAPVDWQNHQSKDCAVITAIIDLITTQETTAATSTAAAGGGARGHDRTWAPRGQHIYFNDDDDEDDDN from the exons ATGAGTTCCAAGTATGGAGGCGGAGATAGTGGACGAGGTAGAAGAGGAGGTAGTAGTAGGGGTAACGGTAGAGGTTATCGTGATAGCAGCAGAGAAAGAGCCAACCGGGGAGGTGCGAGTGGCAGCTTCGACCATGACAACAGCAGTGGTCGCCATCCATCACATTTGAAGGGCCGAGAGATTGGCTTGTGGTACGCAAGATTCGGAGCCGTGAGGAAGAAACAGGCTGACCGGAGATCG CGGGCAGTGGTCCAGATGGATGAGGCCAGAGAGCAGCACATTATCAAGCTGCTCGACTCCGTCCAGAACGATCAGCCAGGTCTGGAGAGACCAAGCAGAGATGTTAGAGGCTCTACATCAGACAGATGGCGTACATCAGACAGATGGCATACACCTCACAGTAAAAGTGGTCACTG CTACTTTGACGGAGACATGActgaagaggaaaaacaaaagatcAAATTTGAGGAGGAAGAGATTGACACATCACGCAAGAAACG TTCAATCTCTCAGGCGGCTTTTAAAGACGACATCCCTGACACttgggatgatgatgatgatgatgacgaaaacaaagatggtgatgatgaagatgatgttgAGCAGCAGCAACTGGAGGAGGATAAAAACAGGGAGAAACTGAGGAGGAAAGACAAAGATCTGGAATTCTTACTCCAGCAAATATCCAGAGATGTTTCACTAGATGAGTCGTTGAAGAGAGATCTGCAGAGTAAGAAATCACACGCAAAGTACAAGGAGATGCTG ATGTTCAGACAGAAGTTACCATCCTATGGGAGGAAAGAG GAGCTGGTCCGGCTTATCAACTCCAACCAAGTGCTGGTGGTGAGTGGCGAAACGGGCTGCGGAAAAACTACCCAGGTGACCCAGTTCATCCTGGACGACCACATCAACCGCGGCATGGGCTCCATGTGCCGCGTGGTTTGCACGCAGCCTCGTCGCATAAGCGCCATCTCG GTGGCAGAGCGTGTGGCCGCTGAGAGGGCGGAAAGGGTTGGAAGTGGAAATTCATGTGGTTACCAAATTCGCTTGCAGAG CCAGTTACCACGGAGACAAGGTTCAGTCCTGTACTGTACCACGGGCATTATTCTCCAGTGGCTTCGCTCAGACCC GCAGTTGTCAAGCATCAGTCACTTAGTTCTGGATGAGATCCACGAGAGAAGCCTGCACTCAGACGTGTTGCTCACCATCGTCAAGGACCTACTCGACGTGCGACACGACCTCAAGGTCATTTTGATGAGCGCCACGCTCAATGCAGAGAAATTCTCCAAGTACTTTG ACAATTGCCCCATGATCCACATCCCGGGCTTGACATTCCCAGTGGAGGAGTTCCTCCTTGAGGATGTTGTGGAGATGACAAG aTATCGTCCTAAGAACCAGGACCGCCGACCCGCTTGGAAAAAAGGCTTCTTGCACGGGCGCCACTCCAGACCCgagaaggaggagaaggaggccgAATACAAGGAGAGCTGGCCTTGTTATGCTCGCACTCTCCAGGCCAG ATATTCTGAGAGTACGATTTCTGCTCTTGAGATGCTGGACAGCGATGACAAGATTGACTTGGACCTCATATTGGCGCTCATCCGCCATATTGTGCTCAATGATGAG GAAGGAGCCATCTTGGTCTTCCTGCCGGGCTGGGACAACATTAGCAGCCTCAATGACCTTCTGATGGCGCAGCAGATGTTCAGATCAG ATCGTTTTGTTATCATCCCGCTGCACTCACTCATGCCAACAGTTAATCAGACACTG GTGTTCAAACGTCCTCCACCTGGTGTGCGGAAGATTGTGATTGCTACCAATATAGCTGAGACGAG CATCACCATAGATGATGTGGTTTTTGTGATCGATGGAGGCAAGATCAAGGAAACCAACTTCGACACCAACAACAACATTAGCACCATGACGGCCGAGTGGGTGAGCCTGGCCAACGCCAAGCAGAGGAAAGGGCGCGCTGGCAG AGTGTGCCCGGGGAAGTGCTATCATCTGTACAACGGTCTCCGAGCCAGCCTTCTGGATGCCTACCAATTACCAGAAATCATGAGGACTCCGCTGGAGGAGCTGTGCCTGCAGATCAAG ATATTGAAGCTTGGAGGCATCGCTCACTTCCTGCAGAAAGCTCTGGACCCTCCCACTGAAAAGGCCGTGAATCTGGCTATAAAGAACCTCAAAGACCTG AATGCCTTTGACCATTCCGAGAACCTGACGGCGCTGGGTGTTCACCTGGCTCGCCTGCCTGTGGAACCTCACATCGGAAAGCTCATCCTGTTTGGAGCACTGCTAGGCTGCCTCGACCCCGTGCTGACCATCGCCGGCTCCCTCAGTTTCAAAGACCCTTTCTTTATACCCCTG GGTAAAGAGCAGTTGGCAGATAAGAGGAGAAAAGTGCTTTCCCAGAACTCGAAAAGTGATCACCTTACTGTTGTCAACGCCTTCCAG GGCTGGCAGGAAGCTAAACAACACGGCGGCCGGTGCGAGCGTGATTTCTGCTGGGACAATTTCTTGTCTGCCAACACGCTTCAG ATGCTGCACAACATGAAGGGCCAGTTTGCTGAACATCTCATGCATGCAGGATTTGTCAGCAGCAGGGACCCTAAAGACCCCAACTCGAATGTCAATTCAG ATAACGAGAAGCTGATCAAAGCGGTGATTGTCGCTGGCCTGTATCCTAAAGTAGCCATGATCCGACCATCACACAGCAAAAAGAGGCCCGG GGTGAAAGTGTACACGAAGCACGACGGGAAAGTGTGCATCCACCCCAAGTCCGTCAACTACGAGGAGACCAACTTCAACTACACGTGGCTCATCTATCACCTCAAAATGAGGACCAGCAGC ATCTTCCTGTACGACTGCACCGAAGTGTCGCCCTTCTCCCTGCTCTTCTTTGGAGGTGACGTCACCATCCAGATGGACGACGGCCAGGAGACCATCGCCGTGGACCAGTGGATCGTCTTCAGGTCGCCGGCGCGCACCGCTCACCTCGTCAAG AGTCTAAAGCGAGAGCTGGACTCTCTGCTGGAGGACAAGATCCGCAGGCCGGCCCCGGTGGACTGGCAGAACCACCAGTCCAAAGACTGCGCCGTCATCACGGCCATCATCGACCTCATCACCACTCAGGAGACGACGGCGGCAACATCAACGGCGGCGGCTGGGGGTGGGGCCAGAGGCCACGACAGGACGTGGGCCCCCAGGGGACAACACATTTACTTcaatgacgacgacgacgaggatGACGACAATTAG